The stretch of DNA ACTTCACCGTGGGTATCGTAGACGACGTTACATTTACTTCGCTGCCTGCCGTACCCGAGATTCCGATGGGAAGCGAGGGGATTTTCGAGGCAAAGTTCTACGGATTGGGTGCTGACGGAACTGTTGGAGCCAACAAAAACTCGGTGAAAATCATCGGCGACAACACCAACAAGCACTGTCAAGCCTACTTCTCTTACGACTCGAAGAAGTCGGGTGGCTTCACTTGTTCGCACCTTCGCTTCGGCGATTCGCCCATCCACTCTACTTATCAGGTGAACACGCCCAACTTCGTGGCTTGCCACGTACAGGCTTACCTGAACATGTACGACGTGATTCGCGGTCTACAAAAGAACGGTACGTTCTTGTTGAACACCATCTTCGAGGGCGACGAGTTGGTTAAATTCATCCCCAACCGCATCAAACGCTACTTCGCCGAGAACAACATCACCGTTTACTATATGAATGCCTCGAAGATTGCACAAGAGATTGGGCTGGGCAACCGCACCAACACCATCTTGCAGAGTGCTTTCTTCCGCATCACAGAGGTGATCCCCGTAGACTTGGCCATCGAGCAAATGAAGAAGTTCATCGTGAAATCGTATGGCAATAAGGGTCAAGACGTGGTGGATAAGAACTATGCAGCCGTTGACCGCGGTGGCGAATACAAAACGCTTGCCGTTGATCCTGCTTGGGCTAACCTTGCCGATGATGCCGTGGCAGAAGAGGAAGACGTACCCGCATACATCAAGGAGATTGTACGTCCCATCAACGGTCAGTCGGGCGACTTGCTCAAAGTGTCCGACTTCGTACGCTACGACATGGTTGACGGTACGATGACCAACGGAGCTTCGGCTTTCGAAAAGCGCGGCGTTGAGGCCTTCAACCCCGAATGGACTGCCGAAAACTGTATTCAATGTAACAAGTGTGCCTACGTTTGTCCTCACGCTTGTATCCGTCCGTTCGTTCTCGACGAGGAGGAGATGAAGGGCTTTGAGGACAAGACACTCGAGATGAAAGTTCCCAAGCCGATGGCCGGCATGAACTTCCGCATCCAGGTGAGCGTACTCGATTGCGTGGGTTGCGGCAACTGTGCCGACGTTTGTCCGGGCAACAAGAACGGTAAGGCATTGGCGATGGTACCCTTCACGCACGACGAACAGCAGATTTCCAACTGGAACTACCTCGCTAAGAACGTGAAGAGCAAGCAACATCTCATCGACATTAAGAGCAATGTGAAGAACTCGCAGTTTGCCCAGCCGCTCTTCGAATTCTCGGGAGCTTGTGCAGGTTGCGGCGAAACGCCTTACGTGAAACTTGTTTCGCAACTCTATGGCGACCGCGAAATGATTGCCAACGCCACGGGTTGTTCGTCTATCTACTCCGCTTCTATCCCCTCGACGCCTTACACCACCAACGAGGCTGGTCAAGGTCCTGCCTTCGACAACTCATTGTTCGAAGACTTCTGCGAGTTTGGTATGGGTATGGCATTGGGTAATAAAAAGATGCGCGAACGCATCGTGATGCTGCTTTCCGACCTCTTGACCAACGACAAGGTGTCTGCCGAGTTGAAGGAAGCTGCCACCGAATGGCTCAACACCAAAGACGACGCCGACGCTTCGAAAGTTTCGAGTGCAAAACTCAAACCCCTTATCGAAGCAGGTGCTGCCAAAGGTTGTGAGACTTGTGCCGAACTGAAGACGCTCGACCACTATCTCGTTAAGCGTTCGCAATGGATTATCGGTGGTGACGGTGCTTCTTACGACATCGGTTACGGCGGACTGGACCACGTGATTGCTTCGGGCGAAGACGTCAACATCCTTGTGCTCGACACAGAGGTTTACTCTAACACGGGTGGACAAAGCTCTAAGTCGACACCTCTTGGTGCCATCGCCCAGTTTGCCGCCCAAGGTAAGCGCATCCGTAAGAAAGACCTCGGACTGATGGCCACCACCTACGGTTACGTTTATGTGGCTCAGGTAGCCATGGGTGCCGACCAAGCGCAGACCTTCAAGGCTATTCGCGAGGCCGAGGCCTATCCCGGACCATCGCTCATCATTGCCTACGCACCTTGTATCAACCACGGACTGAAGGCAGGTATGGGTAAGAGTCAGGCCGAAGAGGCTAACGCTGTTGCTGCCGGCTACTGGCACTTATGGCGTTACAACCCACTGTTGGCCGACGAAGGCAAAAACCCCTTCACACTCGACTCGAAAGAGCCCGACTGGACGAAGTTCCACGACTTCCTCCTGGGCGAGGTGCGTTATCTCTCCGTGAAGAAAGCTTATCCCAAGGAAGCCGAAGAACTCTTCAAGGCTGCCGAAGAGATGGCCAAACTTCGCTACAAGAGCTACGTTCGCAAGTCGAAAGAAGATTGGAGTAAAGACGAGGACGAGTCTGCGGCCTAACGCCACGTCTTGTCCCCGCCCCCTCAACCAAAGGGAGATGCGCCTTAACGAGCGCATCTCCCTTTTTTGTAGAACGTTTTTCTGTCAACGACAGAGGAGGCAGCGAGATCTGCGGAAGCTACTGTACCCTACGAAACCATCGCGGAGGAAAAAATGGCGTTACTGTACCCTACAAAACCGCCGCGGAGGCAAAAATGGCGCTACTGTACCCTACAAAACCGCCGCGGAGGCAAAAATGGCGTTACTGTACCCTACAAAATCGTCGCGGAGGCAAAAATGGCGTTACTGTACCCTACAAAACCGCCGCGGAGGCAAAAATAGTGCTACTGTACCCTACAAAACCGCCGCGGAGACCAAAATGGTGTTACTGAACTGTTCAAAACCGCCGCGGAGACCAAAATGGGGCTACTGAACTGTTCAGAACCGCCGCGGAGACCAAAATGGGGCTACTGAACTGTTCAGAACGACCGCGGAGACCAAAATGGGGCTACTGAACTGTTCAAAACCGCCGCGGAGACCAAAATGGTGTTACTGAACTGTTCAGAACCGCCGCGGAGACCAAAATGGTGCTACTGAACTGTTCAGAACCTCCTCTTCCTCCTCGATATTCAAAGATCAATTGGAAACTGATTGGTGTTCGGGGCGCAACAAGTCGTTCACCGTCTTGACGGGATTGAACGTAGAGAGCGGCACTTCTACAAAAATCGTGTTCCAACGGCTCATCGCGCCGTTCCACAATCCCGGCAGTTCGAGTGCCTTGAGCGTTCTTCCGTTCTTGCTCTTCGAACTGATGAAACCCGTGGCGGGATCGACGAAATCGGGCAGGTGGAAAGGCTGCCCCTGATAGTTGCGCAGACCGCAAACCAAATCGACGGGATTGAAGTGCGTGCCCTCGCGAAACATACGCATGGCATCGGCATTGGCACTATCGATCTGGCTGCTCTCGAGAATTTGCAGACTCACCGTCCCATCGGCCTCATCGATGAGGAAAGGACCACCGCCGGGTTCACCCACATTCTTTACCACACCGCATACGCGCAGGGGGCGATTGAGCTTGGAACGAAGATAGGTAGAGAGTTCGGCATCGGTGAGCGATCGGGTATCGTCACGACGACAAC from Prevotella sp. oral taxon 475 encodes:
- the nifJ gene encoding pyruvate:ferredoxin (flavodoxin) oxidoreductase; the protein is MAKEKKFITCDGNEAAAHVSYMFSEVAAIYPITPSSPMAEHVDTWAARGRKNLFGQTVMVQEMQSEGGAAGAMHGSLQAGALTTTFTASQGLLLMIPNMYKIAGEMLPCVFDVSARAIASHALCIFGDHSDVMACRQTGFAMFCSGSVQEVMDLTAVPHLATLRTSIPFVNFFDGFRTSHEYQKIELIDQDEIAKLVNPEDIKRFRDRALSPERPVTRGTAENPETFFTHREACNQYYENIPEVVEEYLGKISEITGREYHLFSYYGAQDAENIIILMGSATEAAREAIDYQMKQGKKVGMISVHLYRPFSVKHLLAAVPKTVKRIAVLDRTKEPGAEGEPLYLDVKSAFYDVENKPLIVGGRYGLGSSDTTPAKILSVFNNLELTEPKNHFTVGIVDDVTFTSLPAVPEIPMGSEGIFEAKFYGLGADGTVGANKNSVKIIGDNTNKHCQAYFSYDSKKSGGFTCSHLRFGDSPIHSTYQVNTPNFVACHVQAYLNMYDVIRGLQKNGTFLLNTIFEGDELVKFIPNRIKRYFAENNITVYYMNASKIAQEIGLGNRTNTILQSAFFRITEVIPVDLAIEQMKKFIVKSYGNKGQDVVDKNYAAVDRGGEYKTLAVDPAWANLADDAVAEEEDVPAYIKEIVRPINGQSGDLLKVSDFVRYDMVDGTMTNGASAFEKRGVEAFNPEWTAENCIQCNKCAYVCPHACIRPFVLDEEEMKGFEDKTLEMKVPKPMAGMNFRIQVSVLDCVGCGNCADVCPGNKNGKALAMVPFTHDEQQISNWNYLAKNVKSKQHLIDIKSNVKNSQFAQPLFEFSGACAGCGETPYVKLVSQLYGDREMIANATGCSSIYSASIPSTPYTTNEAGQGPAFDNSLFEDFCEFGMGMALGNKKMRERIVMLLSDLLTNDKVSAELKEAATEWLNTKDDADASKVSSAKLKPLIEAGAAKGCETCAELKTLDHYLVKRSQWIIGGDGASYDIGYGGLDHVIASGEDVNILVLDTEVYSNTGGQSSKSTPLGAIAQFAAQGKRIRKKDLGLMATTYGYVYVAQVAMGADQAQTFKAIREAEAYPGPSLIIAYAPCINHGLKAGMGKSQAEEANAVAAGYWHLWRYNPLLADEGKNPFTLDSKEPDWTKFHDFLLGEVRYLSVKKAYPKEAEELFKAAEEMAKLRYKSYVRKSKEDWSKDEDESAA